A genomic segment from Nicotiana tabacum cultivar K326 chromosome 9, ASM71507v2, whole genome shotgun sequence encodes:
- the LOC107822894 gene encoding homeobox-leucine zipper protein REVOLUTA codes for MAMVAQQHRESSSGSITKHLDSSGKYVRYTAEQVEALERVYAECPKPSSLRRQQLIRECPILSNIEPKQIKVWFQNRRCREKQRKESSRLQTVNRKLSAMNKLLMEENDRLQKQVSQLVCENGFMRQQLHTASAATTDVSCESVVTTPQHSLRDANNPAGLLSIAEETLAEFLSKATGTAVDWVPMPGMKPGPDSVGIFAISHSCSGVAARACGLVSLEPTKIAEILKDRSSWFRDCRNVEVFTMFSAGNGTIELLYTQIYAPTTLAPARDFWTLRYTTTLENGSFVVCERSLSGTGAGPNAASASQFVRAQMLPSGYLIRPCDGGGSIIHIVDHLNLEAWSAPEILRPLYESSKVVAQKMTIAALRYARQIAQETSGEVVYGLGRQPAVLRTFSQRLSRGFNDAINGFSDDGWSLLSSDGGEDVIVAVNSRKNIATTSVPLSPLGGILCAKASMLLQNVPPAVLVRFLREHRSEWADFNVDAYVASSMKSCSYAYPGVRPTRFTGSQIIMPLGHTIEHEEMLEVIRLEGHSIGQEDAFMPRDIHLLQMCSGTDENAVGACSELVFAAIDEMFPDDAPLLPSGFRIIPLESKSSDPQDTSNAHRTLDLASSLEVGPATNPATGDVVSGYSARSVLTIAFQFPFEDNLQDNVATMARQYVRSVVSSVQRVAMAISPAGVNSTFGSKLSPGSPEAVTLSHWICQSYSYHMGTELLQADSRGDESVLKNLWQHQDAILCCSLKSLPVFIFANKAGLDMLETTLVALQDITLDRIFDESGRKVLFAEFPKIMDQGFAYLPGGICMSAMGRHISYEQAIAWKVFASEETSVHCLAFSFINWSFV; via the exons ATGGCTATGGTTGCACAGCAGCACAGGGAGAGTAGTAGTGGTAGTATTACAAAACATCTTGACAGTAGTGGAAAGTATGTCCGGTATACAGCTGAGCAAGTTGAGGCATTGGAGAGGGTTTATGCTGAGTGCCCTAAGCCTAGCTCCTTGCGCCGCCAACAATTGATCCGTGAATGCCCTATTCTGTCGAATATCGAGCCTAAGCAGATCAAAGTTTGGTTTCAAAACAGAAG GTGTCGAGAGAAGCAAAGGAAAGAGTCTTCTCGACTACAGACTGTAAATAGAAAGCTGTCTGCAATGAATAAACTATTGATGGAGGAGAATGATCGCTTGCAAAAACAGGTTTCGCAGCTTGTGTGTGAAAATGGCTTTATGCGGCAACAGTTGCATACT GCATCAGCGGCCACTACTGATGTAAGTTGTGAGTCAGTGGTTACCACCCCTCAGCATTCCCTCAGAGATGCTAACAACCCTGCTGG ACTGCTGTCGATTGCAGAGGAAACCTTAGCAGAGTTCCTTTCCAAGGCTACAGGAACTGCTGTTGATTGGGTCCCGATGCCTGGGATGAAG CCTGGTCCGGATTCAGTTGGGATTTTTGCCATCTCACACAGTTGTAGTGGAGTGGCAGCCCGAGCATGTGGTCTTGTTAGTTTAGAGCCGACAAAG ATTGCTGAGATCCTCAAAGATCGATCTTCTTGGTTCCGAGATTGCCGGAACGTTGAAGTTTTCACAATGTTTTCTGCAGGAAATGGAACAATTGAACTTTTGTACACGCAG ATATATGCTCCTACCACCTTGGCTCCTGCACGTGATTTTTGGACTCTGAGATACACAACCACCCTGGAGAATGGTAGCTTTGTG GTTTGTGAAAGATCCCTCTCTGGTACTGGAGCTGGGCCGAATGCTGCTTCTGCTTCCCAGTTTGTAAGAGCTCAAATGCTTCCGTCTGGATATCTAATCCGACCGTGTGACGGTGGAGGATCCATTATACATATTGTTGACCATCTGAATCTTGAG GCATGGAGTGCCCCTGAGATTTTGCGTCCACTTTATGAATCGTCAAAAGTTGTGGCACAGAAAATGACTATTGCG GCACTGCGATATGCAAGGCAAATAGCTCAGGAGACTAGTGGGGAGGTTGTATATGGTCTGGGAAGGCAACCTGCAGTTCTTCGAACATTTAGCCAGAGATTAAGCAG AGGCTTCAATGATGCCATCAATGGATTCAGTGATGATGGCTGGTCATTGTTAAGTTCTGATGGTGGTGAAGATGTTATAGTTGCTGTCAATTCAAGGAAGAACATTGCCACCACTTCCGTTCCTCTTTCACCACTTGGAGGCATCCTTTGTGCCAAAGCATCAATGCTACTCCAG AATGTTCCTCCTGCGGTACTGGTTCGATTTCTCAGGGAGCACCGTTCAGAGTGGGCGGACTTTAATGTTGATGCCTATGTAGCTTCCTCAATGAAATCTTGTTCATATGCATATCCTGGGGTGAGGCCTACCAGATTTACCGGAAGCCAGATAATAATGCCACTGGGCCACACAATAGAACATGAAGAG ATGCTTGAAGTTATTAGATTGGAAGGGCACTCTATTGGCCAGGAAGATGCTTTTATGCCGAGAGATATTCACCTTCTCCAG ATGTGTAGTGGAACCGATGAGAATGCTGTCGGAGCTTGTTCTGAACTAGTTTTTGCTGCAATTGATGAGATGTTTCCAGATGATGCACCCCTGTTGCCCTCCGGGTTTCGTATCATTCCTCTCGAGTCAAAATCA AGCGATCCCCAGGATACATCGAATGCTCATAGAACACTGGATCTGGCATCAAGTCTTGAAGTTGGCCCAGCAACAAACCCTGCTACTGGAGATGTGGTCTCTGGCTACAGTGCACGATCTGTATTGACAATTGCTTTTCAATTTCCATTCGAGGACAATCTTCAGGATAATGTAGCTACCATGGCGCGCCAGTATGTTCGCAGTGTGGTTTCATCTGTCCAACGGGTTGCCATGGCAATATCTCCCGCAGGAGTGAATTCAACATTCGGGTCCAAGCTTTCTCCAGGCTCCCCTGAAGCTGTAACTTTGTCGCACTGGATCTGCCAGAGCTACAG TTATCACATGGGGACAGAGTTGCTTCAAGCTGATTCGAGGGGCGATGAATCAGTGCTAAAGAATCTTTGGCAACATCAGGATGCTATTTTGTGCTGCTCATTGAAG TCGCTGCCGGTTTTCATTTTTGCTAATAAGGCTGGGCTTGATATGCTGGAGACAACATTAGTTGCTTTGCAAGACATTACTCTAGATAGGATATTTGACGAATCTGGCCGGAAAGTGTTGTTCGCTGAATTTCCCAAGATCATGGATCAG GGTTTCGCGTACCTGCCGGGTGGTATTTGCATGTCTGCAATGGGACGACATATTTCATATGAACAAGCTATTGCATGGAAAGTCTTTGCTTCTGAAGAAACTAGTGTCCACTGCTTAGCCTTCTCATTTATTAACTGGTCATTTGTTTAA
- the LOC107822893 gene encoding CASP-like protein 5A2, which translates to MSVSHASVHPVDAPPLQTEAANVPRVRMKDVQGMPGTIGGFFLRFAQFVFAVVALCVMATTGDFPSVTAFCYLVAAAGLQSLWSLSLGVLDIYALLVGRCLQSSQIVSLFAVGDGVTSTLTFAAACASAGITVLIGNDLGVCSQNHCIEFETATAMAFLSWFCAMPSFLINFWSLASR; encoded by the exons ATGAGTGTGAGCCACGCGTCAGTGCATCCTGTCGACGCGCCGCCACTTCAAACGGAGGCagcgaacgtgccaagagtgaggATGAAGGATGTACAAGGCATGCCTGGCACGATCGGCGGATTCTTCTTACGGTTCGCGCAGTTCGTGTTTGCTGTTGTCGCTCTTTGCGTCATGGCTACCACCGGTGATTTTCCTTCCGTCACTGCTTTCtg TTACCTTGTTGCTGCTGCTGGCTTGCAGAGCTTATGGAGCTTGTCTCTAGGAGTTCTTGACATCTATGCTCTTCTTGTTGGACGGTGCTTGCAAAGTTCTCAGATTGTGAGCTTATTTGCAGTTGGTGATGGG GTCACTTCTACCCTCACGTTTGCTGCAGCCTGTGCTTCTGCTGGCATTACTGTACTGATTGGCAATGACCTTGGTGTCTGCTCTCAGAATCACTGCATAGAGTTTGAGACAGCTACTGCCATGGCTTTTCTTAGCTGGTTCTGTGCTATGCCATCATTTCTCATAAATTTTTGGTCACTTGCATCCCggtga